The Cyanobacterium stanieri LEGE 03274 nucleotide sequence ACAAGAAACCGTTAACAAAATTCTTCACACCCTTCAACCATATATCACAAAAAAATTAGTCATTTTATCCCAAGATAAAACAAACTTAAAACTATCTGACCCCCAAGGCTTTCTCTATTCCAACTCCGTGCTAAGTGACTTATTCATGGAATTTGAATAATATTAACCTCAATTGGGGATAACGGGTTATGAGTATCACAAGTTTTGGGGTGTAGGTTGGAGGTATGATGTTGCTTAATTACAGTGTGATACCGTGTAAGGTTTACTATTATCCGCCCTGTAACAATTGATCATAAACAATTATTATTTTTTGCCTGTTGCCCATTCCCTGCCAATCCCAGAAAATGTTATCCCGAACTCAGGTTAATATTAACGATTTGTTTCCCCCTCAATTTAAAGACACCGAAGCTATGAAATAATGTCACAATATAGGAATAGCGATTATCATTGAGTAAATAGAGGGTGAAATCATGGCTACTTTTATCGCTCAAGTAAAAGACAAATCAGGAAATATATTACAAGAAAAAGTTACCGCCGAATCCGCCGATGAAGCAAGAAGAATTTTAAGAAAAAGATTTGCCGCCATTGGCAAAATAAAAAAAGCAGGAATGGACTTTGACTTAGCCAGTATAGAAGCGGCGCTGAGTAAAGTTAGTATCAAAGACAAAGCTATTTTTTCTCGTCAGTTTGCCGTATTGGTTAACGCAGGGGTGGCCATTGTTAGGGCCTTATCCGTATTAGCCGAGCAATCTTCTAACCCCAAATTTAAAAAAGCCCTCAGTGCCATTAACGAAGATGTACAACAGGGTACAAATCTATCAGAAGCCCTAGCAAAACATCCCGATTGTTTCGATCAACTCTACGTTTCCATGGTAGAAGCAGGGGAAATTGGGGGGGTTTTAGATGAGGTAATGAATCGACTAGCAAAGTTACTAGAAGATGTGGCAAGACTTCAAAACCAAGTTAAATCGGCCATGGCTTACCCTGTTACTGTGGGTTTATTCGCTGTCATTGCCTTTTTAGGAATGACCATTTTTCTGATTCCCGTATTTTCAGGCATTTTTGACCAATTAGGAGCCGAATTACCTGCTCTAACTCAATTTATGGTTAATCTGAGTGGCTTTTTACGTAGCCCTGCCGCCGTTATTCCTGTGTTGGTGATTATCGGTGCTGTATTTGGTTTTAAACAATATTACAAAACCCCAGCGGGAAGACTACAAATTGATACCATTGCCCTTAAACTGCCCATTTTTGGCGATTTAAACCAAAAGAGTGCGGTAGCTCGTTTTTGTCGAGTTTTTGGGACTCTTACCCGCTCTGGAGTACCGATTTTACAATGTTTGGAAATTGTGGAAGAAACCATCGGTAATAGGGTAATTGGTAACGCCATCGGGGCGGCTAAAAATTCTGTGTTGGAAGGGGGTATGTTAAGTACGGCCATTGAGTCTAAAAATGTTTTCCCTGCCATGGCGGTACAAATGATGAGCATTGGGGAAGAAACGGGGGAATTAGATGCCATGATGATGAAGGTGGCTGATTTCTACGAAGATGAGGTGGAACAAGCCATTAAAGCCCTCACCAGTGTAATTGAG carries:
- a CDS encoding type II secretion system F family protein; the encoded protein is MATFIAQVKDKSGNILQEKVTAESADEARRILRKRFAAIGKIKKAGMDFDLASIEAALSKVSIKDKAIFSRQFAVLVNAGVAIVRALSVLAEQSSNPKFKKALSAINEDVQQGTNLSEALAKHPDCFDQLYVSMVEAGEIGGVLDEVMNRLAKLLEDVARLQNQVKSAMAYPVTVGLFAVIAFLGMTIFLIPVFSGIFDQLGAELPALTQFMVNLSGFLRSPAAVIPVLVIIGAVFGFKQYYKTPAGRLQIDTIALKLPIFGDLNQKSAVARFCRVFGTLTRSGVPILQCLEIVEETIGNRVIGNAIGAAKNSVLEGGMLSTAIESKNVFPAMAVQMMSIGEETGELDAMMMKVADFYEDEVEQAIKALTSVIEPLMMVGIAGMVGTILLSMYLPMFSIFDQIA